A DNA window from Tachysurus fulvidraco isolate hzauxx_2018 chromosome 4, HZAU_PFXX_2.0, whole genome shotgun sequence contains the following coding sequences:
- the hmgb2a gene encoding high mobility group protein B2a, whose amino-acid sequence MGKDPNKPRGKTSSYAFFVQTCREEHKKKHPDTSVNFSEFSKKCAERWKTMSSKEKSKFEDLAKNDKVRYDREMKNYVPPKGAVKGGKKKKDPNAPKRPPSAFFVFCSDHRPKVKSEYPGISIGDVAKKLGEQWSKLTAKDKAPYEQKAGKLKEKYEKDVAAYRAKGAKADGAKKGGPGRPASKKADTDDDDDDDDLDDDDDDLDDDDDDDE is encoded by the exons ATGGGGAAAGATCCTAATAAGCCGAGAGGGAAGACTTCGTCCTACGCCTTCTTTGTGCAGACATGTCGGGAAGAGCATAAGAAGAAGCACCCGGACACGTCGGTCAACTTCTCCGAGTTCTCCAAGAAATGCGCCGAGAGATGGAAG ACCATGTCTTCTAAGGAGAAATCCAAATTCGAGGATCTGGCCAAAAACGACAAGGTACGTTACGACCGGGAAATGAAAAACTACGTGCCACCGAAAGGCGCCGTGAAGGGcggcaagaagaagaaggaccCGAACGCACCCAAGAGGCCACC ATCTGCCTTCTTTGTGTTCTGCTCCGATCACCGACCAAAGGTGAAGAGCGAGTACCCTGGCATCTCTATTGGTGATGTGGCAAAGAAGCTGGGCGAGCAGTGGTCCAAGCTGACAGCCAAGGATAAAGCTCCATACGAGCAGAAGGCTGGGAAGCTGAAGGAGAAATATGAGAAG GATGTTGCCGCATACCGTGCCAAAGGAGCAAAGGCGGACGGTGCGAAGAAAGGCGGACCAGGGCGGCCAGCCAGCAAGAAGGCagacacagatgatgatgatgatgacgacgacttggatgatgacgacgacgactTGGATGACGACGATGACGACGACGAATAA